Below is a window of Candidatus Woesearchaeota archaeon DNA.
AGTTAAAATATTAGATTATAATGTAGATAAGTTTATTGGAGAAGATGAGGTAGCAGCATAAAAATGGTTAAAAGTAAAGGTGTACAAATTTATCCCTCATATCATAAGTATGTTGAATATTTTAAGATAGGATTTAAAAAATCTATTGAGTATAAATCGTATTTGATAGGAACGATTACTACACCATTTTTTATGGGAGTTTTTTTTTATTTTATTTGGCAGTATATTTTCGAGATTAAAGGAGGAGGAGACCCTAATTTTTTAATAGGAGGTTTTACTTTTGCAGAGATGATTGTGTATTTAGTTATTGGTCTTTTGATTAATACTGCAAGGGCTAGTGATATTTCAGATAGGATTTCACAGATGATTAAGTCAGGAGATATTGCAATTATGCTTTGTAGGCCAGTTAATTTTGTTAAGAGTTTGCTTGCAGATAGTTTTGGTTCAAGAATTATTAATATTGGAATGTTTTTTT
It encodes the following:
- a CDS encoding ABC-2 family transporter protein, whose protein sequence is MVKSKGVQIYPSYHKYVEYFKIGFKKSIEYKSYLIGTITTPFFMGVFFYFIWQYIFEIKGGGDPNFLIGGFTFAEMIVYLVIGLLINTARASDISDRISQMIKSGDIAIMLCRPVNFVKSLLADSFGSRIINIGMFFFLLLGITKIAGIPYPPAGIFTLFIVYGFLLIFFDIVINVMIGGLAFWLTEIWGG